One genomic region from Blastocatellia bacterium encodes:
- a CDS encoding right-handed parallel beta-helix repeat-containing protein, which yields MKLTRGKILVGLTVLALLIVPELALTQGPGGQGRVLNVRLRQVYADISTALADPNIQSGDRLLIAGAITETGDIDISGGGNVPGPITIVSQSRLAFVARVTVSTCTNGVVDLRNRAGAVTWIGGIITVPDGCAGFFDDGTGTGAGNPVTIQGVTIQGESPTTSGISGIVLQDQGAPGGPFRILSNRITGEFNAGIELDGTDTSINVTIRGNRITNTGDAGGTCTGIQVTDTTGSVVVERNRVDGGDSAGALTCTGAGIVVEEGNNPSTPGVEDVTIQRNTVVNYGAATGILIDDSSNVVVKSNVIRDNDTGLAVDPTTCSTTPFPLINNNNITGSTTLALDFGTCGYDLDATNNWWGANTGPADAEGDASCGSPTPPTSTNCNTAAGAGGDINAAAKAIGTPDCCGGGACNNSGFVKTCPFKLFAIFGIGA from the coding sequence ATGAAACTCACACGTGGAAAGATCTTGGTTGGTCTCACGGTTTTAGCCCTGCTCATCGTTCCCGAACTTGCCCTGACGCAGGGACCGGGAGGGCAGGGCCGTGTGTTAAACGTCCGTCTCCGTCAAGTCTACGCCGACATCAGTACTGCATTGGCTGATCCAAACATCCAATCCGGGGATAGGCTCTTAATCGCAGGAGCGATCACGGAAACAGGAGATATTGACATCAGTGGTGGGGGTAATGTTCCTGGCCCCATCACAATTGTCAGCCAATCCCGGCTGGCCTTTGTCGCCCGCGTTACCGTGAGCACGTGCACAAATGGGGTCGTGGATTTGCGCAATCGCGCGGGAGCCGTCACCTGGATCGGAGGGATTATCACGGTACCGGATGGTTGCGCTGGGTTCTTTGATGATGGGACTGGAACGGGCGCTGGAAACCCCGTCACGATCCAGGGAGTGACCATTCAAGGGGAGTCCCCTACAACTTCTGGTATCAGCGGGATCGTTCTCCAAGACCAGGGCGCCCCTGGTGGTCCTTTCCGCATCCTGTCTAACCGGATCACAGGCGAGTTTAACGCCGGTATTGAGCTTGATGGGACGGATACGTCCATTAATGTGACCATTCGGGGCAATCGCATTACAAATACTGGGGACGCTGGTGGAACTTGTACGGGTATACAGGTTACGGATACCACAGGCAGCGTTGTTGTTGAGAGGAATCGTGTGGATGGGGGAGATTCGGCCGGTGCCCTTACATGTACCGGAGCCGGAATTGTCGTTGAAGAGGGAAATAATCCCTCAACGCCGGGAGTTGAGGATGTAACAATTCAGCGCAATACTGTGGTGAACTATGGTGCAGCCACAGGAATTTTGATTGACGACAGCAGCAATGTGGTCGTCAAGTCCAATGTGATTCGCGATAACGACACTGGTTTGGCCGTTGACCCGACCACCTGCAGCACTACCCCGTTCCCGCTCATCAACAACAACAACATCACCGGCTCGACCACGCTCGCACTCGACTTTGGCACGTGCGGTTACGACCTGGATGCGACGAATAATTGGTGGGGCGCGAACACGGGACCGGCGGATGCCGAGGGAGACGCTAGTTGCGGCTCGCCCACGCCGCCCACTTCGACCAACTGTAACACGGCTGCCGGAGCCGGTGGGGATATAAACGCCGCAGCTAAGGCCATCGGCACCCCCGATTGCTGCGGAGGCGGAGCATGTAATAACAGCGGGTTTGTCAAGACCTGTCCGTTCAAGCTCTTTGCCATTTTCGGTATCGGCGCATAA